In Kordia antarctica, the following proteins share a genomic window:
- the yidD gene encoding membrane protein insertion efficiency factor YidD: MKYFLLFIIKSYWLIIPKSKRRKCIFKQSCSNYVYQTATKDGFIAGLYAFKYRYKNCRYGYETFINPIDQKVQIKLRNNEILDQEDISERFLL, from the coding sequence ATGAAGTATTTTCTACTATTTATAATAAAATCTTATTGGCTAATTATACCAAAATCAAAAAGGCGAAAATGCATTTTTAAGCAATCTTGCTCAAATTATGTATATCAAACAGCGACGAAAGATGGTTTTATCGCTGGTCTTTATGCTTTTAAATATAGGTATAAAAATTGCCGTTACGGATATGAGACATTTATAAATCCTATTGATCAAAAGGTGCAAATTAAACTTAGAAACAACGAAATTTTAGATCAAGAAGATATTTCAGAAAGATTCCTCCTATAA